CATCCTGGTCCCCTGCCATCGCGTGCTCGGCTCCGACGGGCGCGTCACCGGCTTCAGCGCCGGCGACGGGGTCGCCACGAAGGTCGGGCTTCTCGCGCTCGAGGGCTCGGTGCTGTCATGACGCGCCCATCGCTCGTGCTCGGCGACGACGGCGTCGCGCGCTGCGCCTGGTCCGCCGGCGACACGGAGTACCGCAGATACCACGACGAGGAGTGGGGCCGTCCGCTGCACGGAGACCGGCCGCTGTTCGAGAAGCTCTGCCTCGAGGGCTTCCAGGCGGGGCTGTCGTGGATCTCCATCCTCCGCAAGCGCCCGCACTTCCGCGAGGTCTTCCACGGCTTCGACGTCGACGCGGTCGCCGCCATGGACGACGGCGACGTCGAGCGGCTGATGGGCGACGCCGGGATCATCCGCAACCGCGCCAAGATCCTCGCGGCCGCCGGCAACGCACGCGCGGTGCGGGCCCTCGTCGACGAGCACGGGGACGGTGCCCTCGACCGCATGATCTGGGCGCATGCCCCCGATCCCCTGACCCGCTCCCGTCCGGCCACAGCCGACGAGATCCCCGCCGTCACGCCGGAGTCCACGGCCCTCAGCCGCGAGCTCAAGGCGCACGGACTCCGGTTCGTGGGCCCCACCACCGTCTACGCGCTCATGCAGTCATCGGGTCTCGTCGACGACCACGTCGTCGGCTGCCATCGGGCCGCCTGACCCCGGCGGCGTCAATGCGGCGCGGCGACCAGGACGAGCTCGCCGGTGTCACCGCGCGACAGCTCGATGCCGGTGCCCGCGGCCCAGTCGAGCAGCTCCGCCACGGATCCGAGATCGCGACCGGCGAGGATCAGATCGCGCACGAGCTCGCCCTTCGCCTTCTTGTTGAAGTGGTTGAGCGCCCGCACCGTGCCGTCCGCGCCGCGGGCGACCACCCGCACCACGGCGGAGTCCTCGTGACCGGGACGCGGTCCGAGGGCGGCGTACCCCTCGGAGCGCAGGTCGAGCACGAGACCCGGGATCCCCTCGAGCACGCGACGGACCGAGGCGACCCAGTGCGCCTTCATCCTCAGGCCCGGCACGCGGCTGTCGTGCGAGAGCCGGTAGGCCGGGATCGGGTCGGTCGCCCGGACGGGCCCGAGCAGGGCGGAGTGCACGGCGACGTGCCGACCGGCGAACGCGAGTTGCGCGGGATCCAGGGAGTCGGCGCCGATGGGGTCGTAGAGGACGCCCGTGTAGCGGCGGAGAGCCGGCATGGTCGGCGAGGTCTCGAGCACGCGGTTCCGCTCCACCTCTGCGGCCTGGCGCGGGCCGAGCTTGAGGGCGCGCGCCGCCGCCTCGGGATCCCGGGCGAGGTCGGCGACGGCCCGCACGACCGTTCGGCGCTCCTCCGTCAGCTCGGGGAAGGCGAGGAGGTCGAGGTCCAGGTGCGATCCCTCCGTCCCGCCGTCGCGCTTGGTCTCGGACGGGGGCAGCAGGACGAGCACGGGGCCTCCGGGATCGGGTGGCGGGACGGGATGGACGGGCGGAACGCGCGCCCGGACGCACGAAGGCGGACGGCCCCCGAGGGGACCGCCCGCCGTCGGACGGACGTGATGCTACGCGACCAGTGCGGCCTTGCGCGCGACCACGGTCACGTTGTCGTTCTCCACCGAGAGGAAGCCCTCGTCGGCGTCGGCCGTGATCACGGCGCCGCCGTCCTGCGTGATGCGGA
This window of the Clavibacter sepedonicus genome carries:
- a CDS encoding DNA-3-methyladenine glycosylase I; amino-acid sequence: MTRPSLVLGDDGVARCAWSAGDTEYRRYHDEEWGRPLHGDRPLFEKLCLEGFQAGLSWISILRKRPHFREVFHGFDVDAVAAMDDGDVERLMGDAGIIRNRAKILAAAGNARAVRALVDEHGDGALDRMIWAHAPDPLTRSRPATADEIPAVTPESTALSRELKAHGLRFVGPTTVYALMQSSGLVDDHVVGCHRAA
- the yaaA gene encoding peroxide stress protein YaaA is translated as MLVLLPPSETKRDGGTEGSHLDLDLLAFPELTEERRTVVRAVADLARDPEAAARALKLGPRQAAEVERNRVLETSPTMPALRRYTGVLYDPIGADSLDPAQLAFAGRHVAVHSALLGPVRATDPIPAYRLSHDSRVPGLRMKAHWVASVRRVLEGIPGLVLDLRSEGYAALGPRPGHEDSAVVRVVARGADGTVRALNHFNKKAKGELVRDLILAGRDLGSVAELLDWAAGTGIELSRGDTGELVLVAAPH